In the uncultured Methanobacterium sp. genome, one interval contains:
- a CDS encoding ATP-dependent DNA ligase produces the protein MEMLEPMLSKLAEGDVYLQGVWISEPKLDGERIIAMREGDVINMWTRRHVEASYKFPEIVSSLKKNVKGDDWVLDGELTVPGGFRKLLKRNVEDKLKISILSRKLPATFNLFDILRFQGEYITGKVLIQRKKILLDAVDVGNHITIIPFKRVTTETVKDHFEEAIKKGYEGVIIKNASSRYESGKRSANWLKIKRSETIDVNVIGATRSTGSIAFGALILEKDGQYFGKVGTGFSDLDRREIMEFLEKNKAETDISIPPVLDVLLTTRPLPAEIKANDIVKNKPRAPVWVRFRWD, from the coding sequence ATGGAAATGTTGGAGCCCATGCTCAGTAAATTAGCAGAGGGTGATGTTTACCTGCAAGGTGTCTGGATCAGCGAGCCTAAACTGGATGGTGAAAGGATCATAGCGATGCGTGAAGGGGATGTTATCAATATGTGGACCCGTCGCCATGTTGAAGCTTCATATAAATTTCCTGAAATCGTTTCCAGTCTTAAAAAAAATGTTAAAGGGGATGACTGGGTTTTAGATGGGGAACTCACAGTTCCAGGAGGATTTCGGAAACTTTTAAAACGCAATGTTGAAGATAAACTGAAAATTTCCATCCTATCCCGGAAACTTCCTGCAACTTTCAACCTGTTCGACATTCTCCGCTTTCAGGGTGAATATATCACTGGTAAGGTACTGATTCAGCGCAAAAAAATATTATTGGATGCAGTGGATGTGGGAAATCATATTACCATAATTCCCTTTAAAAGAGTAACCACAGAAACAGTCAAAGACCATTTTGAAGAAGCTATCAAGAAGGGTTACGAAGGAGTGATCATTAAAAATGCCAGTTCAAGATATGAATCAGGTAAACGATCTGCGAATTGGTTGAAAATAAAGAGATCGGAGACCATAGATGTTAATGTGATTGGTGCAACAAGAAGCACAGGAAGCATAGCTTTTGGGGCTCTGATTCTGGAGAAGGATGGTCAGTATTTTGGTAAAGTGGGCACTGGATTCAGTGATCTGGATCGAAGGGAAATAATGGAGTTTTTAGAAAAAAATAAAGCAGAAACTGATATTTCAATTCCACCAGTTCTGGATGTACTTTTAACCACCCGCCCCCTGCCTGCAGAGATCAAGGCCAATGATATTGTAAAGAATAAACCCCGCGCCCCGGTATGGGTGAGATTCAGATGGGATTAA
- a CDS encoding Ku protein — MRSIWSGSIKFGTIFIPIRLYAASENLHVGFHLVHKTDCGRVHYKKVCEKDGKELEPHEIAKAIDIAGECIQFTDEEIKNLRPFSTRTMEIMGFCEYSEIPQISLSKPYYLGTDNPKKGGTGQSFHLLKEAMENKEKVAVVKWVQRNNEYIGMLQSHENGFLLKQLLYFEQVRSQEEVEIIPSEVDQDLLEKATRVMESMIFDFDWTDYSETYTQQLKELIEKKSAGEELIPELKPPETRSLEKELEKMLAMMED, encoded by the coding sequence ATGAGATCAATCTGGTCAGGCTCAATAAAATTCGGAACTATTTTTATACCCATCAGACTGTACGCTGCAAGTGAAAACCTCCATGTAGGGTTTCATCTGGTTCATAAAACAGATTGTGGTAGAGTTCATTATAAAAAGGTTTGCGAAAAAGATGGTAAAGAACTTGAACCCCATGAAATTGCCAAAGCAATTGATATTGCCGGAGAATGCATACAGTTCACCGATGAGGAGATTAAAAACCTCCGCCCATTCTCCACTAGAACCATGGAAATAATGGGATTTTGCGAGTACAGTGAAATACCTCAAATTTCCCTGTCCAAACCTTACTATCTGGGAACTGATAACCCCAAGAAGGGAGGTACAGGTCAGAGTTTCCATTTACTCAAGGAAGCTATGGAAAATAAAGAGAAAGTGGCAGTGGTGAAATGGGTTCAGCGCAACAACGAGTACATTGGGATGTTACAATCTCATGAGAATGGATTTCTCCTGAAACAGTTGCTGTACTTTGAACAGGTAAGATCACAGGAGGAAGTGGAGATCATTCCCAGCGAAGTTGACCAGGATCTCCTGGAGAAGGCAACCCGAGTAATGGAAAGTATGATCTTTGATTTTGATTGGACTGATTACTCTGAAACCTACACTCAACAGTTAAAGGAACTAATTGAGAAAAAATCTGCTGGTGAAGAATTAATACCAGAATTAAAGCCTCCAGAAACCAGATCACTGGAAAAAGAACTGGAAAAAATGCTGGCAATGATGGAAGATTAG
- a CDS encoding YhgE/Pip domain-containing protein yields MIKGAREIFKNDIRAIKNNPVVLIVLAAIIIIPSMYALLNIQATWDPYALTSNLKVAVANEDTGSNLNGTQYNVGDMMVEDLKGNNKFNWQFVDEKTARDGVKNGDYYAALIIPGNFSQTVLSIDTTNPQQASIEYVVNDKLNAIAPKMTNTGADTLQTKINDEIVRTIDGIIFGKLSDVGELAKENKATFLKTKSMLNELNGKLGNIDTDLAQANSVMTTVNGIWPKFSAQLPVMKSEADEVKSKYDTLYNYIQSDHAKALSTVQDMESVDTKIITGLKYVDAFLVALYNQTGDESLKPIITQVEDATTKATTVLTILKEVEADIASSKDPSGKLNQLKTSIDQMDSALTLLANNRDNIDQAISTASAKLAMANSQWPEVRSSIQTATSKVNSVDEADLDRLIAFSETDQNGVKNYFESPVKLDKTHIYPVDNYGSALAPFYIAISLWIGCIIAVAMISMRVKSRKKYSAETVYMGRMGLFLVIGLVQSFIVAVGALLLNIQVSSQLLFLFTTIYIGLCGMIVVYSMTSAFGNAGKALAIIILVLQITATGGTFPVELLPSFFQAIHPYLPLTYAIGALREVVAGVLWSNFLYCIGVLAIFPVVSFVLTLIIKEKVDKRAQWTESKLKDSGLF; encoded by the coding sequence ATGATTAAAGGTGCAAGAGAAATTTTTAAAAATGATATCAGGGCTATAAAGAATAATCCCGTGGTTTTAATTGTTCTAGCGGCGATTATTATCATCCCATCAATGTACGCCCTTTTGAATATTCAGGCAACATGGGATCCCTATGCTTTAACCTCTAACCTAAAAGTGGCAGTAGCCAACGAGGATACTGGTTCTAATCTTAATGGGACCCAGTATAATGTTGGCGATATGATGGTTGAAGACTTGAAGGGTAATAATAAATTCAACTGGCAATTTGTCGATGAGAAAACAGCGCGTGATGGGGTTAAAAATGGAGATTACTACGCAGCTCTTATAATACCCGGTAATTTCAGTCAGACCGTACTATCCATTGACACCACCAACCCACAGCAGGCCAGCATAGAATACGTGGTTAATGATAAACTGAATGCTATCGCCCCTAAAATGACCAACACAGGGGCTGATACCCTGCAAACAAAGATCAACGACGAAATTGTGAGAACTATCGATGGTATTATATTCGGTAAACTCAGTGATGTAGGGGAGCTGGCCAAGGAGAACAAAGCAACGTTTCTTAAAACTAAATCCATGTTAAATGAATTAAATGGGAAATTAGGAAACATTGATACTGATCTGGCTCAGGCTAACTCGGTCATGACCACTGTTAATGGGATCTGGCCCAAGTTCAGTGCACAGCTACCAGTGATGAAGAGCGAGGCTGATGAGGTCAAATCAAAATATGATACTCTGTATAATTACATTCAGAGTGACCATGCAAAGGCCCTTTCCACAGTTCAGGATATGGAGTCAGTTGATACTAAAATCATAACTGGTTTAAAATATGTTGATGCCTTTTTAGTTGCCCTTTACAATCAAACCGGGGATGAAAGTCTAAAACCAATCATCACCCAGGTCGAAGATGCCACTACCAAAGCAACTACGGTTTTAACCATCTTAAAAGAGGTTGAAGCAGACATAGCCAGTAGTAAGGACCCTTCGGGTAAGTTAAATCAACTTAAAACTTCCATTGACCAAATGGACAGTGCCCTTACGTTACTGGCAAACAACAGGGATAACATTGATCAGGCCATCAGTACTGCATCAGCTAAACTGGCAATGGCCAACTCCCAATGGCCAGAGGTTAGAAGTTCCATCCAGACTGCAACTAGTAAGGTTAATTCAGTGGATGAAGCTGATCTGGACCGTTTAATTGCATTCTCTGAAACTGATCAAAATGGAGTGAAAAACTACTTTGAAAGTCCGGTGAAACTGGATAAGACCCATATTTACCCGGTTGATAACTATGGTTCTGCACTTGCACCGTTCTATATTGCAATCTCTTTGTGGATTGGTTGTATAATAGCAGTAGCAATGATCTCCATGCGTGTTAAATCCCGGAAGAAGTACAGTGCTGAAACAGTGTATATGGGGAGAATGGGCCTGTTTTTAGTAATAGGTTTAGTGCAGTCGTTTATAGTTGCAGTGGGAGCCCTACTCCTAAATATACAGGTCTCATCCCAACTTTTATTCCTGTTTACCACCATCTACATTGGTCTGTGTGGTATGATTGTGGTCTACTCCATGACCTCTGCCTTTGGAAATGCAGGGAAAGCACTGGCCATTATAATCCTGGTTCTGCAGATAACTGCCACCGGAGGAACCTTCCCAGTGGAGCTTTTACCATCTTTCTTCCAGGCCATACACCCTTATCTACCTTTGACCTATGCTATAGGAGCACTGCGTGAAGTGGTTGCTGGTGTTTTATGGAGTAATTTCTTATACTGCATTGGAGTACTAGCCATATTCCCAGTTGTAAGCTTTGTTCTAACCTTGATCATCAAAGAAAAAGTTGATAAACGGGCACAGTGGACTGAAAGTAAGTTAAAAGACAGTGGATTATTCTAA
- a CDS encoding TIGR04083 family peptide-modifying radical SAM enzyme, which translates to MAFHVMLIPTLGCPSNCEYCWSSEEGSPVMNIDIIKETVEWLKNFRKEPVTFTFHGGEPLLAGYDFFSQALPLLAQELAHLKPAFALQTNLWNLTPEIAQLFKEYNIPIGSSLDGPEELNDLQRGKGYYQRTMKGYELAREHELQVSFISTFTSYSIQYKEDIFNFFLENGLNLKLHPALPSLRDDNPEKWALSPEEYGELLIYLLDQYLEHMDEIELKNIDHLCKCVFIRRGVVCTFVDCMGDTFAVGPDGSIYPCYRFVGMQEYVMGNVKDHPSMEDLSQSDAWKLLHDFSDYVDSECKKCSYIKFCRGGCPYNALSINEESGKAEINGVDPHCTAYKMIFKEITKRATKEMLGSSMGMVPDASGMDQKSKKGIMSIMLKPS; encoded by the coding sequence ATGGCTTTTCATGTTATGTTAATCCCAACCCTGGGTTGTCCATCCAACTGTGAGTACTGCTGGAGTTCGGAGGAAGGATCTCCAGTTATGAATATAGATATAATCAAAGAGACTGTGGAATGGCTTAAAAACTTCCGAAAAGAACCAGTAACCTTCACTTTCCATGGTGGAGAACCATTGCTGGCAGGATATGATTTTTTCTCCCAAGCACTGCCTCTCCTGGCCCAGGAGTTAGCTCATCTTAAACCGGCTTTCGCCCTGCAGACTAACCTGTGGAACCTCACCCCTGAAATAGCCCAGCTATTCAAAGAGTACAATATACCCATTGGTTCCAGTCTGGATGGTCCTGAGGAACTCAATGACCTGCAGAGGGGAAAAGGATATTATCAGAGGACCATGAAAGGATATGAACTTGCCAGAGAACATGAACTGCAGGTTAGTTTCATCTCCACATTCACCTCTTACTCCATACAGTACAAAGAGGATATCTTTAACTTCTTCCTGGAAAATGGGTTGAACCTTAAGTTACACCCTGCTCTCCCATCTTTACGGGATGATAATCCTGAAAAATGGGCTTTATCCCCTGAAGAGTACGGGGAACTTCTGATCTATCTCCTGGATCAGTATCTGGAACATATGGATGAAATTGAGCTTAAAAATATTGACCACCTTTGTAAGTGTGTTTTTATCCGCAGAGGAGTGGTCTGTACCTTTGTAGACTGCATGGGTGACACCTTTGCAGTTGGTCCCGATGGTAGCATCTATCCCTGTTACCGTTTCGTTGGTATGCAGGAATACGTTATGGGTAACGTAAAAGACCATCCCAGTATGGAGGATCTCTCCCAGTCTGATGCATGGAAGCTTCTCCATGATTTTTCAGATTACGTGGATTCAGAATGTAAAAAATGTTCCTACATCAAGTTCTGCCGGGGTGGATGCCCTTACAATGCTCTTTCCATCAATGAAGAGAGTGGTAAAGCTGAAATTAATGGAGTGGACCCCCACTGCACTGCTTATAAGATGATTTTCAAGGAAATAACCAAGCGAGCCACCAAGGAAATGCTGGGATCCAGTATGGGTATGGTCCCTGATGCATCGGGTATGGATCAAAAATCAAAAAAAGGGATAATGTCCATAATGCTTAAACCTTCCTAG
- a CDS encoding TIGR04165 family Cys-rich peptide gives MNLGKLNEKCPKCGSKDKTLNRRLDAEHRAFGTTQNLTCSDCGYVFKSREDEVKKNK, from the coding sequence ATGAATCTAGGTAAATTAAATGAAAAATGCCCAAAATGTGGTTCAAAAGATAAAACCCTTAATCGGAGATTAGATGCTGAACATCGTGCCTTTGGCACCACCCAGAACCTGACATGCAGTGACTGTGGTTATGTATTTAAATCCCGTGAAGATGAAGTTAAAAAGAACAAATGA
- a CDS encoding DUF2769 domain-containing protein has product MEVEFNLENLTECLCDCCPVQSRSKCALDKMKMMQEIAQEDLDSRMMIEEERIPAIYCAKENEKGLKDLTASQKCQCDKCLVWKENNLLSGEPPGYFCMDGKAR; this is encoded by the coding sequence ATGGAAGTTGAATTCAATTTGGAAAACCTTACTGAATGCCTTTGTGACTGTTGTCCAGTTCAGAGTAGATCAAAATGTGCTCTGGATAAAATGAAAATGATGCAGGAAATTGCACAGGAAGATCTGGACTCCAGGATGATGATTGAAGAGGAACGAATTCCGGCAATATACTGTGCCAAAGAAAATGAAAAAGGTTTGAAGGATTTAACAGCCAGCCAGAAATGCCAGTGCGATAAATGTCTGGTGTGGAAAGAAAACAACCTGTTAAGTGGAGAACCACCCGGTTATTTTTGCATGGACGGAAAAGCTAGATAA